A single region of the Solwaraspora sp. WMMD406 genome encodes:
- a CDS encoding macrolide family glycosyltransferase, whose amino-acid sequence MSHPDHGHVIPNVAVVTELVDRGHRVTYLTGAQTASIAESAGATVLRYDSRYKRADFTSVANDPRYLLNLLLDESTEMLRTADNELGADRPDLVVYDTSILYAGRILARKWQLPAVQLIPMFASNESFSYLSAIYSGDGAPAAGGPPSPPPWLAEIMGRIGALSASHGVRVAPQELWWGVQDLSLVNIPREFQYAGDTFDDRFVFVGPCVGRRDFLGDWKPPTDELPVVLISLGAVFNGHPDFFRTCVEAFTGAPWHAVMTVADGIDPDELGPLPSNVEVHRWVPHLTVLEHASVAVTHGGMGTVMEALLSGTPMVVVPTSAIDAVTARRLDELDLGRTLGQQELTARRLLELIAEVTASPAIQDATRRMRQHVQAAGGARRAADELENHLARQRT is encoded by the coding sequence ATGAGCCACCCGGATCACGGCCACGTCATTCCCAACGTGGCGGTGGTGACCGAGTTGGTGGACCGGGGACATCGGGTCACCTATCTCACCGGTGCGCAGACGGCGTCGATCGCCGAGTCGGCGGGCGCGACCGTCCTGCGGTACGACTCGCGTTACAAGCGGGCCGACTTCACGAGCGTCGCGAACGATCCCCGCTATCTGTTGAATCTGCTCCTCGACGAGAGCACCGAAATGCTGCGGACCGCCGACAACGAGCTCGGCGCCGATCGGCCGGACCTGGTCGTGTACGACACCTCGATCCTCTACGCCGGCCGGATCCTGGCCCGCAAATGGCAGTTGCCGGCGGTCCAGCTGATCCCGATGTTCGCGTCGAACGAGAGCTTCTCCTACCTCAGCGCGATCTACAGCGGTGACGGTGCCCCGGCCGCCGGTGGGCCGCCGTCGCCTCCGCCGTGGCTGGCCGAGATCATGGGCCGGATCGGGGCGCTGAGCGCGTCACACGGGGTACGCGTCGCACCGCAGGAGCTGTGGTGGGGAGTGCAGGACCTCAGCTTGGTCAACATCCCCCGGGAGTTCCAGTACGCCGGGGACACCTTCGACGACCGGTTCGTGTTCGTCGGCCCGTGCGTCGGACGCCGGGACTTCCTCGGTGACTGGAAACCGCCGACGGACGAGCTGCCGGTGGTCCTGATCTCCCTCGGCGCGGTCTTCAACGGACATCCGGACTTCTTCCGTACCTGCGTGGAGGCGTTCACCGGGGCACCGTGGCACGCCGTGATGACCGTCGCCGACGGGATCGACCCGGACGAGTTGGGGCCACTGCCGTCGAACGTCGAGGTCCATCGGTGGGTCCCGCACCTCACCGTTCTGGAGCACGCCAGCGTCGCGGTCACCCACGGCGGCATGGGTACGGTCATGGAGGCGTTGCTCAGCGGCACGCCGATGGTCGTCGTACCGACCTCCGCCATCGACGCGGTCACCGCTCGTCGCCTCGACGAGCTCGACCTGGGACGCACCCTCGGCCAACAGGAGTTGACCGCGCGCCGGCTGCTGGAGCTGATCGCGGAGGTGACCGCGAGCCCGGCGATCCAGGACGCGACGCGGCGGATGCGCCAGCACGTCCAGGCCGCCGGTGGCGCCCGGCGGGCCGCCGACGAACTCGAGAACCACCTGGCTCGGCAGCGGACATGA
- a CDS encoding phosphopantetheine-binding protein, which translates to MTLDDIRARAAARRDACAQIKKMIVTRLDIPIDPEWITDDQPLFGRGLELDSLDVLELYVAIEAEFGVALYDSELSIFGSVSRLAETINPDLLPATGS; encoded by the coding sequence ATGACTCTGGATGACATCCGGGCGCGCGCGGCCGCACGTCGCGACGCGTGCGCACAGATAAAGAAGATGATCGTCACGCGTCTGGACATTCCGATCGACCCCGAGTGGATCACCGACGACCAGCCGCTGTTCGGCCGTGGCCTGGAGCTGGACAGCCTCGACGTCCTCGAGCTCTACGTGGCGATCGAGGCGGAGTTCGGGGTGGCGCTCTATGACAGCGAGCTGTCGATCTTCGGCTCGGTGTCCCGACTCGCGGAGACGATCAATCCGGATCTGCTGCCCGCCACCGGGTCATGA
- the fabZ gene encoding 3-hydroxyacyl-ACP dehydratase FabZ, whose protein sequence is MRVRTRATSANGHATAASVALTNDQIRTLIPHRWPMLLLDRIESIEAGERGVAIKNVAATELWFQGHFPEEAVLPGVVVIEAMAQLAGAVFALAGAGRISYLTGVRSMRFRRRIVPGDQIVLSAERTAGAGGIGEYRVVARVDDQVAAEGLITITDPAAGKPVGEA, encoded by the coding sequence ATGAGGGTCCGTACCCGGGCCACGTCCGCCAACGGGCACGCCACCGCCGCGTCGGTGGCGCTGACCAACGACCAGATCCGGACCCTGATCCCGCACCGCTGGCCGATGTTGCTGCTCGATCGCATCGAGAGCATCGAAGCGGGCGAGCGGGGGGTGGCCATCAAGAACGTCGCCGCGACCGAGCTGTGGTTCCAGGGCCACTTCCCGGAGGAAGCGGTCCTGCCCGGCGTCGTGGTGATCGAGGCGATGGCGCAGCTCGCGGGCGCGGTCTTCGCGCTCGCCGGGGCCGGCCGGATCAGTTACCTGACCGGGGTGCGGTCCATGCGGTTCCGTCGCCGGATCGTTCCCGGTGACCAGATCGTGCTCTCCGCCGAGCGGACCGCCGGCGCGGGGGGCATTGGCGAATACCGGGTCGTCGCACGGGTCGACGACCAGGTCGCGGCGGAAGGGTTGATCACCATCACCGACCCCGCCGCAGGAAAACCAGTTGGAGAGGCTTGA
- a CDS encoding glycine cleavage T C-terminal barrel domain-containing protein produces MNSALTDVHPDGTVFGKVDDAEVPLRYSTLETEYEAVRERAAVIDLSPVSLIEVRGDAAVDFVQRILARDVEYLTAERCMSSLVLAADGRIVDQVVVWGREDGMILESSCGAGSRLLAYLESQDHDGVEIVDRSDDLALVAFEGPYCWGVIGRLIDGELAALPLESVADTTWDGVDVVFGRTGSTGEYGYKIIVPRADAAKLWSLAVEHATPVGLEALELAMMEVRQPVLRHEDGHQASVLELGANWLVDFTKESFVGRDALLREFEGTPGVRTVGFRCGSALPAAGTRVLAAGEEIGQVVYATHSIGIGETLGLARVAPEFAAAGLHLTVGDAEAVTLSSPYVTPKSWSIPVL; encoded by the coding sequence ATGAATTCCGCGCTCACGGACGTCCATCCTGACGGCACGGTCTTCGGCAAGGTCGACGACGCCGAGGTCCCGCTGCGCTATTCCACCCTGGAGACCGAGTACGAGGCGGTCCGGGAACGGGCCGCGGTCATCGACCTGAGCCCGGTGTCGCTCATCGAGGTGCGCGGCGACGCGGCCGTGGACTTCGTCCAGCGGATCCTCGCCCGCGACGTGGAGTACCTGACCGCCGAACGGTGCATGAGCAGCCTGGTGCTCGCAGCTGACGGTCGGATCGTCGACCAGGTGGTGGTCTGGGGCCGCGAGGACGGGATGATCCTGGAAAGCTCCTGCGGCGCCGGATCCCGCCTGCTGGCGTACCTCGAGTCCCAGGACCACGACGGGGTCGAGATCGTCGACCGGTCGGACGATCTCGCGCTCGTCGCCTTCGAGGGCCCGTACTGCTGGGGGGTCATCGGTCGGCTGATCGACGGAGAACTGGCGGCGCTGCCGTTGGAGTCGGTCGCCGACACCACCTGGGACGGCGTGGACGTCGTCTTCGGCCGTACAGGCAGCACCGGTGAGTACGGCTACAAGATCATCGTGCCCCGTGCCGACGCCGCGAAGCTGTGGAGCCTGGCCGTCGAGCACGCCACGCCCGTCGGGCTCGAAGCCCTGGAACTGGCCATGATGGAGGTGCGCCAGCCGGTGCTGCGGCACGAGGACGGCCACCAGGCCAGCGTCCTCGAGCTCGGCGCCAACTGGCTCGTCGACTTCACCAAGGAGTCCTTCGTCGGCAGGGACGCGCTGCTGCGGGAGTTCGAAGGCACGCCGGGAGTGCGTACGGTCGGCTTCCGCTGTGGCAGCGCGCTGCCCGCCGCCGGCACCCGCGTACTGGCCGCCGGCGAGGAGATCGGGCAGGTCGTCTACGCCACGCACAGCATCGGCATCGGCGAGACCCTCGGCCTGGCCCGGGTGGCACCCGAGTTCGCGGCGGCCGGGCTGCACCTGACCGTAGGCGACGCCGAGGCGGTCACCCTCAGCAGCCCGTACGTGACGCCCAAGAGCTGGAGCATCCCGGTCCTCTGA
- a CDS encoding FAD-dependent monooxygenase, with translation MRHMETVDVEVLIVGGGPAGLSASIELSRHGVTSLLVERHADTSIFPKARLVSTRTMEIFRSWGIQDAVERAGLPRADSLALGVGSALTAPDFRRAVAPIHDDAPQSPTYTYICSQDRLEVILRALATDQRTAQVRFATTMTELRTVTDGVEAVVESADGRRLARARYAIAADGGRSGIRSSLGIGVAGPPPLGHMLSIMFDVDLRDLLHDRLGALYFVRGEVGCAVEAVDNERRWIIQTAYEPELGQSADDFTEDVCLAFVRAAVGIPDLPVEIIGTMPWLQQAIVADEFRRGRIFLAGDAAHVATPQGGFGMNCGIQDAHNLGWKLAAVSRDAAGDGLLDSYARERRPVAEWTVDESLNNALITVEMMEGRLGMREAGERQADRRRAEGMILGYRYESPAVLPDGTDPPQPSDPYRTYVPTARPGHRAPHVWLSRAGARVSTLDLIGPEFTLMTPAGSGWAQSAKEAGGAAATAITTVEISADGATALSGPEWARAYGLSSRGAVLIRPDGHVAWRCADAPPSSAVLVNALDRILDRTGTSGR, from the coding sequence ATGCGACACATGGAGACGGTCGACGTCGAGGTTCTCATTGTCGGTGGAGGGCCCGCAGGCCTGTCCGCCTCGATCGAACTGTCCCGCCACGGGGTGACATCTCTTCTCGTCGAAAGACACGCCGACACTTCCATTTTTCCCAAAGCTCGACTCGTTTCGACGCGCACCATGGAAATCTTCCGGTCCTGGGGAATTCAGGATGCGGTGGAGCGGGCCGGACTGCCGCGCGCGGACAGCCTCGCGCTGGGCGTCGGCTCCGCCCTGACGGCACCGGACTTCCGGCGGGCCGTCGCGCCCATCCACGACGACGCGCCGCAGAGCCCGACCTACACCTACATCTGCTCGCAGGATCGGCTGGAGGTCATCCTGCGCGCGCTCGCCACGGATCAGCGCACCGCGCAGGTCCGCTTCGCGACGACCATGACCGAGCTGCGGACCGTCACCGACGGCGTCGAGGCCGTGGTGGAGTCCGCCGACGGCCGACGCCTGGCGCGGGCCCGCTACGCGATCGCCGCCGACGGCGGCCGCAGCGGCATCCGATCCTCGCTCGGGATCGGCGTCGCCGGACCGCCGCCGCTGGGCCACATGCTCAGCATCATGTTCGACGTCGACCTGCGGGACCTGCTGCACGACCGGCTCGGCGCCCTCTACTTCGTCCGGGGCGAGGTCGGCTGCGCGGTCGAGGCCGTGGACAACGAGCGCCGCTGGATCATCCAGACCGCCTACGAACCCGAGCTGGGGCAGAGCGCCGACGACTTCACCGAGGACGTCTGCCTGGCCTTCGTCCGGGCGGCGGTCGGCATCCCGGACCTGCCGGTGGAGATCATCGGCACGATGCCCTGGCTGCAGCAGGCGATCGTGGCCGACGAGTTCCGCCGGGGCCGGATCTTCCTCGCCGGCGACGCCGCGCACGTCGCCACGCCGCAAGGCGGCTTCGGGATGAACTGCGGCATCCAGGACGCGCACAACCTCGGCTGGAAGCTCGCCGCCGTGTCGCGCGACGCGGCCGGCGACGGCCTGCTCGACAGCTACGCCCGGGAACGCCGACCCGTCGCGGAGTGGACCGTCGACGAGAGTCTCAACAACGCCCTGATCACCGTGGAGATGATGGAGGGGCGGCTCGGCATGCGGGAGGCCGGCGAGCGGCAGGCCGACCGGCGGCGGGCCGAAGGCATGATCCTGGGCTACCGCTACGAATCACCGGCGGTCCTGCCCGACGGCACCGACCCGCCGCAGCCGTCCGACCCGTACCGTACCTACGTGCCCACCGCGCGGCCGGGACACCGGGCCCCGCACGTCTGGCTCTCCCGGGCCGGCGCGCGGGTGTCCACCCTCGACCTCATCGGCCCGGAGTTCACCCTGATGACGCCGGCCGGCAGCGGGTGGGCACAGAGCGCCAAGGAGGCGGGCGGCGCCGCCGCGACAGCGATCACCACGGTGGAGATCTCGGCGGACGGCGCCACGGCGCTGTCCGGTCCCGAGTGGGCGCGTGCGTACGGTCTGTCCTCTCGTGGGGCGGTCCTGATCCGCCCGGACGGACACGTCGCCTGGCGGTGCGCGGACGCCCCACCGTCGAGTGCCGTCCTGGTCAACGCGCTGGATCGGATCCTGGATCGGACGGGCACCAGCGGCCGATGA
- the fabG gene encoding 3-oxoacyl-ACP reductase FabG has protein sequence MLFAEGSVALVTGGSRGIGRAVALDLAREGAHVLVNYSRSEQDAKELVARISQEGGSAAALHADVTDESSVRDMFRALRSEHGRLDVLVTSAGITRDKHLVAMSLGQFQETMDVNVQGTFLSCREAMRIMQHQRRGAIVTLSSASGLDGGFPGQANYVASKGAIIAFTKALAYEAAPHGVRANVVAPGFVATDMTRVLPSQIRKQYESRIRLGRMARPEEIAGLVTFLASEKASYVTGEVLVANGGGLG, from the coding sequence ATGCTCTTCGCCGAGGGATCGGTCGCGCTGGTCACCGGCGGCTCACGCGGCATCGGTCGGGCCGTGGCGCTCGACCTGGCCAGGGAGGGTGCCCACGTCCTGGTCAACTACTCCCGGTCCGAGCAGGACGCCAAGGAACTGGTCGCCCGGATCAGCCAGGAGGGCGGCAGCGCGGCGGCCCTGCACGCCGACGTGACCGACGAGTCGAGCGTCCGGGACATGTTCCGTGCCCTGCGGTCCGAACACGGCCGGCTCGACGTCCTGGTCACCAGCGCGGGCATCACCCGCGACAAGCACCTGGTGGCGATGAGCCTCGGCCAGTTCCAGGAGACCATGGACGTCAACGTGCAGGGCACCTTCCTCAGCTGCCGCGAGGCGATGCGGATCATGCAGCACCAACGGCGCGGGGCGATCGTCACGCTCTCCTCGGCGAGCGGACTCGACGGCGGTTTCCCCGGACAGGCCAACTACGTCGCGTCGAAGGGTGCCATCATCGCGTTCACCAAGGCGCTCGCGTACGAGGCCGCGCCGCACGGGGTACGCGCCAACGTCGTGGCGCCCGGATTCGTCGCCACCGACATGACCCGCGTGCTGCCCAGTCAGATCCGCAAGCAGTACGAGTCGCGGATCCGATTGGGCCGGATGGCCCGGCCCGAAGAGATCGCGGGCCTGGTCACGTTTCTCGCATCGGAAAAGGCGTCGTACGTGACAGGTGAGGTTCTGGTCGCCAACGGCGGCGGTCTCGGCTGA
- a CDS encoding AfsR/SARP family transcriptional regulator yields the protein MNSLLELRILGPLTVRKGDQTIKISGMRDQAVLARLALDANRVVSVSRLIAAVWDGSPPRSARSQIAICVSRLRAALGERIGAGEADDQAIVTVSPGYLLRADPERIDLHRFSELVGRARASVDRERATQLLVRALGLWRGTPFEGMYGLRAEAAALEEARLEATHAYVDLELELGNHDRVIMDLIPLVAQHPLRERSRAQLMLAQYRAGRRAESLRTYQEARRHLVEQVGLEPGPELKYLHDQILRDAPTLMLPVPALRSAVARTSRPTADPPVRQLTRRYAS from the coding sequence ATGAACTCGCTGCTGGAGCTGCGGATCCTTGGGCCGTTGACGGTCCGCAAGGGTGACCAGACAATCAAGATCAGTGGCATGCGGGATCAGGCGGTGCTGGCCCGGCTCGCCCTCGACGCCAACCGGGTCGTCAGCGTCAGCCGGCTGATCGCCGCCGTGTGGGACGGCTCGCCACCGCGCAGCGCCCGGTCCCAGATCGCCATCTGCGTGTCCCGGCTGCGTGCCGCGCTGGGCGAGCGGATCGGGGCGGGTGAGGCCGACGACCAGGCGATCGTGACGGTCAGTCCGGGTTACCTGTTGCGGGCGGATCCCGAGCGGATCGATCTGCACCGGTTCAGCGAGTTGGTCGGTCGGGCGCGGGCCAGTGTGGACCGGGAACGGGCGACGCAGCTGCTGGTCCGCGCGTTGGGTCTGTGGCGGGGAACCCCGTTCGAGGGCATGTACGGGCTGCGGGCCGAGGCGGCGGCGTTGGAGGAGGCCCGCCTCGAAGCGACCCACGCGTACGTCGACCTGGAACTCGAACTCGGCAACCACGACCGGGTGATCATGGATCTGATCCCGCTGGTGGCCCAGCATCCGCTGCGGGAACGCTCCCGCGCCCAGCTCATGCTCGCGCAGTATCGGGCCGGGCGGCGGGCGGAGTCGTTGCGGACCTATCAGGAGGCCCGCCGTCACCTCGTCGAGCAGGTGGGCCTGGAACCCGGCCCGGAACTCAAGTACCTGCACGATCAGATCCTGCGTGACGCGCCGACGTTGATGTTGCCCGTGCCCGCGCTCCGGTCTGCGGTCGCACGAACGTCCCGGCCCACCGCCGACCCGCCGGTACGCCAGCTGACCCGCCGGTACGCCAGCTGA